Genomic segment of Acinetobacter larvae:
AACGGCAGATCCTTTAGCCTATCGAATTTACTTAAAACATTGCCATCATGCATTGCATCGTTTACAACAACAGCAGCATTCACAGCGTTTGTTGCAGCAAGTGTATGACTATTTATACTTACAACAGGGGTGTATGGCGTCAGTCACAGCAACAGCGCGGGTGATGCAACGCGCAGAGCGAACTTTACGTTACCAATTACAACAGCTTGGTAGTAGCTACAAACAAATTCGCGAACAAGTGATTCAACAAAAAGCTTTGGCGATGGTACAAGCCAAACAATATTCGATTGTGCATATTGCAAAAATTTTGGGTTATTCTGAAACTGCAGCATTTAATCATGCCTTTAAACGGTGGTTTGGACAAAGTCCAAGCCAGTTTCATAAAAGTACAAGCCGTTATAGCTAAGATCAAGCCTTGATTCAAAAGTCTTATTTAACTTGGTTGATTATTGGTTATACTCTTATTGTCTAAACAAATTTGAATGTTATGTCAGATCATAAATCTACTTCTTTTAGCCATTTACCCTTATCTCCAGCAGAACAATATGCGCAAGCTTTGGCATCTGGCAAATTTATGCCTGATGAAGCACAAGCACAGGCAGTTGCTGAGCTCGATCGTGTATGGCAGCAGTTACTCAGCCGCTATAAAGCTTCTAAAAAAATATTCCGGTTTTTTCAAAGACATGAGATCCCTAAGGGGGTTTATATGTGGGGCGGCGTTGGACGTGGCAAGACTTGGTTAATGGACAATTTTTATGAGTCTATTCCATTTCGGCGTAAAACCCGTATGCATTTCCATCATTTTATGCGTTTTGTTCATAAAGAATTAAATAAACTGTCAGGACAACAAAACCCCTTAGATCTGGTTGCAGATCAAATTCATGCGGATGCTGTGGTCATTTGTTTTGATGAGTTCTTTGTTTCGAATGTCACTGATGCAATGATATTAAGTGATTTATTTCAGAAACTTTTCCAGCGTGGTATTACCTTAATCGCAACCTCAAATATTGCACCAGACGGTCTTTATAAAAATGGTATCCATCGTGATCGCTTTTTGCCGACCATTGAAATGGTTAAACAAAACTGTGTGATTTTAAATGTCGATGCGGGTGTGGATTATCGGTTGCGTGTGTTAAAACAAGCCCAGCTGTTTAAGTCTCCCTTAAATCATGAACATCAGCAGTGGATTGCAAGTCGTTTTAGTGCGCTCACCCAAGGGCAAACTGTGATTGAGCAAGCGATTGTTATTAATAATCGTACGGTTGAGACGATTGCACATACTGAAGATGTTTTATGGTGTGAGTTTGCAGATTTATGTCTTAAGCCACGTAGCCCTGCGGATTTTATTGAAATAGCCAATACCTATAATACTGTGCTGGTCAGCAATGTACCGCACTTGACCGATGTGCTATCAGATGCAACACGTCGTTTTATTTATTTGGTCGATGAGTTTTATGATCGTGGTGTCAAATTATTGCTGACCTCTGAAGATAATATTATCCATATCTATAGTGGTGAAAAATTGGCATTTGAAATTGAACGAACGCGTTCCCGTTTGTTAGAAATGCAATCCGATGATTATATCCAAGCTGAACATCGTCAATCGCATAACTCAGAGTTGCATGCTGAACAAGAGAGTTAAGTCCTCTGCTTGGGCATTCATCGGTAAAATATGCTGCTGTAAATTCTATCCTCAAAGGCGCTCTGAAGCGCCTTTGATGTTTTATGGTAGTGCTGCTTTTTGCGTAAATGATCGACATTTAAAACAATTCATGGCTTAATCAAACACAAGCATGCGTTGCATGGAATGGCATGTGTGTTCAACTTTGGTCGTAGAGCACAAGGTTGGAATCCACCAAGGGGATGAGCGGGTACTGGTTTAACTTATTGAATAATAAAGCTTAAAGAAACGGGTTTATGGCAATTGTCAAGTATAATCCACATTGAAATGCTTACTATTTAGCACCGTGATATTCGTATTCAGTCAAGTTTAAATCGGTATACTACAAGCTCTTGTTATAAAAAATAGCAATATTAGGAAAGACAATGACTGCACGAATTCAAAAAGGCAAGTTAGCGATTGCTAAGGAACTTTACGATTTTATCGAAAATGAAGCATTACCAGGCTCAGGTTTAGACAGCGAAACCTACTGGAAAAATTTTGAACAAGTCGTTGTCGATCTTAGCCCAAAGAACAAGGCGCTATTGGCAAAGCGTGAGGAACTACAGGCTAAAATTGATGAATGGCATCGTAACAACACATTTGAATTAGAAGCTTACAAAGCTTTCCTAAAAGAAATCGGTTACTTATTACCCGAAGTTGAAGATTTCAAAATCAGCACTGAAAATGTCGATGAAGAGATTGCGGTACTGGCAGGTCCACAGTTGGTGGTACCGGTACGTAATGCGCGCTATAGCCTAAATGCAGCCAATGCGCGCTGGGGCTCTTTATACGACGCCTTGTATGGTTTTGATGTGATCCCAGAACAAGATGGTGCTGAAAAAGGCAAGGGTTATAATCCTGTCCGTGGGGCAAAAGTAATCGCTTTTGCGAAAAACTTTTTAGATCAAACTTTCCCACTACAACAAGGCTCACATGCAGATGCAACCCAATATGCGATTGCCGATCAGCAACTTGTGGTGAGCCTCAAGGATGGCACTCAAACCACGTTGGCACAAGCAGAGCAATTGGTTGGTTTTAATGGTACGGCTGCAACACCAAGTCAAGTGGTACTTAAAAATAATGGTCTACATGTCATTATTGAAATCGATCCAAATAGTCCTATTGGTCAAACCGATGCAGCCGGGGTAAAAGATTTAACCCTTGAAGCTGCTGTCACCACAATTCAGGATTTAGAAGACTCTGTTGCTGCCGTGGATGCGGAAGAAAAAGTAGAGGGCTACCGCAACTGGTTAGGTTTGATGCGCGGTACTTTAGAAGAAAGCATTGAGAAAAATGGAAAAACCATTACCCGTAAACTCAATGCTGACCGTAACTTCAAAAACCTTGACGGTGGCGAAAGTTCGGTACATGGTCGTTCATTGATGCTATTGCGTAATGTTGGGCATCTTATGACCAACCCGGCGATTTTAGTGGATGGTGCAGAGATCTACGAAGGCATCATGGATGCGTTAATCACGCCATTATTAACTGTAGCTGATTTACGCGGTGAAAATAGCATTAAGAACTCACGCAAAGGGTCAATGTACATCGTTAAGCCGAAAATGCATGGTCCTGAAGAAGTAGCTTTTGCTGTTGAGTTATTCGAACGTGCTGAACAAGCGCTTGGTCTTGCACCGAAATCATTGAAAATCGGTATTATGGACGAAGAACGTCGCACGTCTGTGAACTTGAAAAACTGCATCGCACAGGCTAAAGACCGTACCATCTTTATCAACACCGGTTTTATGGACCGTACTGGTGATGAAATTCATACCTTTATGGAAGCTGGACCCTTTGTGCGTAAGGCTGAAGTAAAAGGTGAAAAATGGTTTGCAGCCTATGAAAATCGTAATGTGATGATTGGTTTACAAGCTGGTCTACAAGGTCGTGCGCAAATCGGTAAAGGCATGTGGCCAAAACCAGATATGTTGCTAGATATGTATAACAGCAAGATCGAGCATCCTGAAGCAGGTGCGAACTGTGCTTGGGTACCGTCACCAACAGGTGCCGTAATTCATGCGATTCACTATCATCAAGTGAGTGTGGCGAAGCGCCAACAAGAATTGTTGGGCACTACAGCATTGTCTTTAGATGATCTGTTAACACCACCATTGGCAGCAGTGACCAATTGGAGTGATGAAGAGAAAACCAAAGAACTTGAAAATAACTGTCAAGGAATTTTGGGCTACGTAGTACGTTGGGTCGATTTGGGTGTGGGTTGTTCTAAAGTCCCAGACATCAATGATGTAGGGTTGATGGAAGACCGTGCGACTTTGCGTATCTCATCTCAACACGTCGCCAACTGGTTACGTCATGGCATTGTCAGCAAAGAGCAGGTCGCTGAAGTGATGCGTCGCATGGCTAAAATTGTAGATCAACAAAATGCCAGTGATCCACTGTATAACGCCATGTCACAAGACTTTGATAACAACATTGCTTTCCAAGCAGCTTGTGATTTGGTCTTTAAAGGTGCAGAACAACCATCGGGTTATACCGAACCTTTATTACATCAAGCGCGTTTGAAGCTTAAAGGTTATCAAGGTGACTAGTTTCACCACCTAATCTTCGCAGTGTTGGATCGTGTTGTGGTATACACGATCTGACATCGCGTGGGTCTATCGAAGCGTATTTCATTGACTTGAAATACGCTTTTTTGTGTTATGGATTGGTCCGCAAGCAGATTGACAGGATCTAATATGCATATCGGTTCTATGTGGGATATATGCGTCTGATCTTTAAGCGATTACCCAAGTTAGCAATTGCCAGTGCCCGTTGTGATCGATTTTTAGGTATTTCGCTTCAGCGCTTTGTTCACGCCAGTCACCCAGCACGATACGTGTTTTGTCTTGTAATGAATGGGTATTGGGACGATGGGTATGACCGTGGATGAGTACATCGACGTTGTGGATGGCTTGTTCAACGGCTTTGTCATTGACATCCATGATGTCTGCTGTTTTGTATTGCTGTGCCGTGGTGCTTTTTTGCCGAAAGCCTGCAGCAAGTTTTTTACGGAAGTTGAGTGGGGTACGTTTTAAAAGCGCCAAAATCAAAGGCTGGCGGATAATTTTCTTAAAACGTTGATAGGATAAGTCATCGGTGCAGAGGGCATCACCATGTTCAATGCGGTAATTATATTGACCGACTTTTAAATAAGCGACTTCAGGCAATAAGATGCCATTAAATTGGTCTAAAAAGTTTTGTCCCAAGGCAAAGTCACGATTACCGACTTGGAAATAGATCCGATTACCACTGCGATGAAAGTCTTGCATGGCAATAACAATCTCATCTAGCCATGCTGCTTGATCATCATCACCGATCCAAGCATCAAACCAATCCCCTAAAATATAAAGATGTACATGTTGTTTCTGATAATGCTTTAAAAAATCAAGAAACCCCCGAATCAGTCGAGGGTGTTCTGGGGATAAATGTAGATCTGAAATAAACAGATGCATCACAAATATACCGAATACTGACGAGAACTATTCGGAAATAATTTTAGCCGATTCAATCACAACATTTTCTAAGGGTACATCAGCATGATAACCACGGTTACCCGTACGTACTGTTTTAATGTCATTAACGACATCTAAACCATCAACCACTTTACCAAACACGGCATAACCCCAACCTTGAGCATTTTTAGCGGTGTGGTTTAAGAAAGAATTGTTTTTAACGTTGATAAAGAACTGTGCTGAAGCAGAATGTGGTGCTTGCGTACGTGCCATTGCAATGGTACCAACATCATTGCTGAGACCGTTGTCGGCTTCATTTTCAATCGCATCACGTGTTGCTTTCTCTTTGAAGTTTTCATCCATGCCACCGCCTTGAATCATGAAGTCATTAATAACACGGTGAAAGATCACGCCATCATAAAAACCATCGCGGACATATTGTAAAAAGTTTGCTACTGTTTGCGGTGCTTTTTCAGCATTGAGTTCAAGAACAATACGACCTTTATTGGTGTTTAATTCGACTTGAGGAAAACTCATTCTATAATCTCCTAGCCATGCGTAAATGCAATGGGTTTTTCAGTTGTGAGAAGCATAAGCAAACTGTAAACTACAAGGCAAGCAAAAACGTTATTTTCTTTGTTAAAAAGTACAAATAATGTTTTTATATGAATTTTACTTCTTAAGTGACGAATTGATTATGAATCCAAATGATGTTGCCTCTAAATTGCCGATGACCCCGACACAGCCTTCTTCTTCTGTCGATGATCAACAGCAAGAACAACAGGCAGGCTTGGATTTTATCCGTCAGGTGATTAGCGATGACCTTGAGGCTGGTCGCACCAAACAAGTGATTACGCGTTTCCCGCCAGAGCCAAATGGTTATTTACACATTGGTCATGTCAAAGCAATTTGCTTAAACTTTGGGATTGCAGAAGAATTCCAAGGTCTATGCAATCTACGTTTTGATGACACCAACCCTGATGCTGAAGAACAAGAATATGTGGATGGTATTGCCGATGACGTGCGATGGTTAGGATTTAACTGGCAAGGTGAGCCACGCTATGCTTCGAGTTATTTTGACCAACTCTATGCTTGGGCAATACAACTTATAAAACAAGGCGATGCCTACGTAGATCTACAAACACCAGAGCAAATCCGTATGAACCGTGGTTCCTTTAAAGAGCCAGGCAAAGATTCGCCACAGCGTAATCAGACCGTCGCTGAAAACTTGGCGTTATTTGAAAAAATGACCAATGGTGAGATTGCCGAGGGTGGTGCGGTATTGCGTGCCAAAATCGATATGCAGTCACGTAATGTACATATGCGTGATCCGATTTTGTATCGTGTACTGCATAGCGCACATCACCAAACTGGTGAACGTTGGAAAATTTATCCAATGTATGATTATGCGCATCCATTATCAGATGCAATAGAAGGCATTACCCATTCACTCTGCACCCTTGAGTTTCAAGATCATCGCCCATTTTATGATTGGGTGGTTGAGAAAGTACAGTCACCAGCAGTACCGCATCAATATGAATCGAGTCGTTTAAATATTGACTATACCATTACTTCAAAACGTAAATTACGCCGTTTGGTTGAAGGTGGCTTTGTCAATGGTTGGGATGATCCTCGAATGCCTACAGTGGTTGGCATGCGTCGTCGTGGTTTTACAGCAGAAGGCTTGCGCGATTTTTGTAAGCGAGTGGGTGTCTCTAAAACAGACGGGATTGTCGATGTCGCGATGCTAGAGTTCTGTATTCGCCAATCTTTGGAGAATACCGCTGCACGTGGTATGGCGGTGTTGAATCCATTAAAGATAACTTTAACCAACTTGCCTGAAGCGATGCAGTTACAACATGCGCGTCACCCTAATGTTGATATGGGCATGCGCGATATTCCATTGACCAGTGATTTATATATCGACCGTAAGGATTTTGAAGAAGTTCCACCCAAAGGCTTTAAGCGCTTGATTCCGGGGGGTGAAGTGCGTCTGCGTCATGCTTATGTGATTCGTTGTGATGAAGTCATTAAAGACCCAGCAACGGGTGAAGTAATTGAATTAAAATGTTCAATTGATCCTGCAACTTTGGGTAAAAATCCAGAAGGTCGTAAGGTTAAAGGGGTGATTCATTGGGTGTCAGCCAGTCAAGCGGTCGCTGCCGAAGTGCGGATTTATGATCGCTTATTTAGCCAAGCAGATCCTGAGCAAGGTGATGATTTCCTTGAACATCTCAATCCAAACTCCTTGCAAGTGTTACAGGCTTATATTGAGCCAGCATTGGCACAGGCAGCACCAGAGCAGCGTTTCCAGTTTGAGCGTGAAGGTTATTTTGTAGCAGATCGTTACGATCATCAGGCAGAAAAACCTGTATTTAACCGTATCTTAGATTTACGTGATAGCTTTAAGCCAGCGAAATAGTGAATTAAAGCTCTTGTCAAAGTTAAAGATTGCCATAAAAAAACTCAGCGAGGACTGAGTTTTTTTATGCCATTTCAGATATTCAATCATTAGCAATACCCAGCAATAGGCAATAGCCAATCAGAGCAATACGAAGCAATATAAAGTGACTTACTTTTATTTAGCGACGTCGGCTACTGTAGCGGCTACGCCCACGTGCCATACCACCTAAGGCATTGAGTACAGCTAGTTTGCTCATACTGCCAGAGGCATGTGCATGACAAATTGCTGCGGCAAGGGCATCGGCGGCATCGGCTTGTGGGCGTATTTCGAGTTTGAGTAGTTGCATGACCATCATTTGCACTTGTTCTTTGTCTGCCGCACCATAGCCCACCACAGACTGTTTAATTTGACGTGCAGTGTACTCTGCGACTTGTAAATCTAAGTTGACCAATGCCGCAATTGCAGCACCACGCGCTTGCCCGAGCTTGAGGGCAGAGTCGGGATTTTGTGCCATAAATACTTGTTCAACAGCGGCTTCAGTCGGACCATGAAATTTTACGATCCGGTCAAGTCCGGCAAAAATACGTTTTAAACGCTCAGGAATTTCTGTGGTTTCGGTACGAATGGTGCCGGCATCGATAAATTTTAGTTGTTGTCCGTTTTGTTCAATAATGCCGTAACCAGTCAGGCGTGAACCAGGATCTATTCCAATAATCAAAGACATAATAAAGATATCATCGCAAACATATTGCCATTATAAGCACTTCAGCGCCATTGGTGTGCTGTATTTCACTGCTATTCGGCATTGTAGCGGGCTTAAATAAACAGATGGATTATGTGCTTGAGGAACTGTGTGGGGAGGGCAGATGTGATGAGCACCTTGAAGCATAAGAACCAGGATCAAGTGCCTTGGCTTTTATGCGAAAAAGTATAGGAAAAAAGAAGCATACAAAAAAGTATGTGAATCAGCAGCTATTGCAGCGCAAAGCGCCATAACCGCACTGGCTACTGACTCGTCAAACGCTTAGTCATTGTGGTTTTAGCGCAATTTTGCTAGCCATTCACCGAGACTTTGAATGACTTGTACCATGATCAATAAAATAATCACAGTGAGCGTGACTACACTACTGTCAAAACGTTGATAACCATAAGAAATGGCTAAGTCACCTATACCACCTGCACCAACAGCACCTGCCATCGCAGTTGCACCAATTAAGCTAATACTGGCGGTGGTCAGGCTCAGAATCAGTGAGCTACGTGCTTCAGGAATAACAAATTTAAAAATAATTTGCCACGGGCTAGCACCCATTGCTTGTGCTGATTCAATAATACCGTCGTTGACTTCTAAAAGAGAAATCTCAATTAAGCGACCGATATAAGGACCAATATAGATGGTCAATGGTACGATCGCAGCCCATGTTCCAATGGAACTTCCAACCAGCACTTTGGTTAATGGAATGACGGCAATCAATAAGATAATAAAAGGTAGCGAACGCAAAGCATTGACGATTGGGCTTAGAGCATGATAAATCACGCGATTGGGCAAGATACCTTTAGGGCGTGTCACATTTAAAATAATAGCCTGTATAAAGCCCCAGATCGTGCCAAACAGCATGGCAAAGAACACCATATATAAGGTTTCTTGCATGGCAGTCACAAACTGATCAATACTCAATGAGCTATGCCAAAAAGGTGCAGTAAGTTTAGTCAGTTGCGTTACGATAAAGTCTCTCATGCGCCTTCTACTCCAGATTGCTTAATACGTACACCTTGTTGTTCAAAAAAGGCGGTACAGTCTCGAATAACGTCGGCTTCACCTAAGAGTTGAATAAACATTTGACCGATCACATTGCCATTAATTTCAGTCATATTGGCAAATAAAATATTGAGT
This window contains:
- the zapE gene encoding cell division protein ZapE; its protein translation is MSDHKSTSFSHLPLSPAEQYAQALASGKFMPDEAQAQAVAELDRVWQQLLSRYKASKKIFRFFQRHEIPKGVYMWGGVGRGKTWLMDNFYESIPFRRKTRMHFHHFMRFVHKELNKLSGQQNPLDLVADQIHADAVVICFDEFFVSNVTDAMILSDLFQKLFQRGITLIATSNIAPDGLYKNGIHRDRFLPTIEMVKQNCVILNVDAGVDYRLRVLKQAQLFKSPLNHEHQQWIASRFSALTQGQTVIEQAIVINNRTVETIAHTEDVLWCEFADLCLKPRSPADFIEIANTYNTVLVSNVPHLTDVLSDATRRFIYLVDEFYDRGVKLLLTSEDNIIHIYSGEKLAFEIERTRSRLLEMQSDDYIQAEHRQSHNSELHAEQES
- a CDS encoding malate synthase G gives rise to the protein MTARIQKGKLAIAKELYDFIENEALPGSGLDSETYWKNFEQVVVDLSPKNKALLAKREELQAKIDEWHRNNTFELEAYKAFLKEIGYLLPEVEDFKISTENVDEEIAVLAGPQLVVPVRNARYSLNAANARWGSLYDALYGFDVIPEQDGAEKGKGYNPVRGAKVIAFAKNFLDQTFPLQQGSHADATQYAIADQQLVVSLKDGTQTTLAQAEQLVGFNGTAATPSQVVLKNNGLHVIIEIDPNSPIGQTDAAGVKDLTLEAAVTTIQDLEDSVAAVDAEEKVEGYRNWLGLMRGTLEESIEKNGKTITRKLNADRNFKNLDGGESSVHGRSLMLLRNVGHLMTNPAILVDGAEIYEGIMDALITPLLTVADLRGENSIKNSRKGSMYIVKPKMHGPEEVAFAVELFERAEQALGLAPKSLKIGIMDEERRTSVNLKNCIAQAKDRTIFINTGFMDRTGDEIHTFMEAGPFVRKAEVKGEKWFAAYENRNVMIGLQAGLQGRAQIGKGMWPKPDMLLDMYNSKIEHPEAGANCAWVPSPTGAVIHAIHYHQVSVAKRQQELLGTTALSLDDLLTPPLAAVTNWSDEEKTKELENNCQGILGYVVRWVDLGVGCSKVPDINDVGLMEDRATLRISSQHVANWLRHGIVSKEQVAEVMRRMAKIVDQQNASDPLYNAMSQDFDNNIAFQAACDLVFKGAEQPSGYTEPLLHQARLKLKGYQGD
- a CDS encoding UDP-2,3-diacylglucosamine diphosphatase, which produces MMHLFISDLHLSPEHPRLIRGFLDFLKHYQKQHVHLYILGDWFDAWIGDDDQAAWLDEIVIAMQDFHRSGNRIYFQVGNRDFALGQNFLDQFNGILLPEVAYLKVGQYNYRIEHGDALCTDDLSYQRFKKIIRQPLILALLKRTPLNFRKKLAAGFRQKSTTAQQYKTADIMDVNDKAVEQAIHNVDVLIHGHTHRPNTHSLQDKTRIVLGDWREQSAEAKYLKIDHNGHWQLLTWVIA
- a CDS encoding peptidylprolyl isomerase, producing MSFPQVELNTNKGRIVLELNAEKAPQTVANFLQYVRDGFYDGVIFHRVINDFMIQGGGMDENFKEKATRDAIENEADNGLSNDVGTIAMARTQAPHSASAQFFINVKNNSFLNHTAKNAQGWGYAVFGKVVDGLDVVNDIKTVRTGNRGYHADVPLENVVIESAKIISE
- a CDS encoding glutamine--tRNA ligase/YqeY domain fusion protein, with product MNPNDVASKLPMTPTQPSSSVDDQQQEQQAGLDFIRQVISDDLEAGRTKQVITRFPPEPNGYLHIGHVKAICLNFGIAEEFQGLCNLRFDDTNPDAEEQEYVDGIADDVRWLGFNWQGEPRYASSYFDQLYAWAIQLIKQGDAYVDLQTPEQIRMNRGSFKEPGKDSPQRNQTVAENLALFEKMTNGEIAEGGAVLRAKIDMQSRNVHMRDPILYRVLHSAHHQTGERWKIYPMYDYAHPLSDAIEGITHSLCTLEFQDHRPFYDWVVEKVQSPAVPHQYESSRLNIDYTITSKRKLRRLVEGGFVNGWDDPRMPTVVGMRRRGFTAEGLRDFCKRVGVSKTDGIVDVAMLEFCIRQSLENTAARGMAVLNPLKITLTNLPEAMQLQHARHPNVDMGMRDIPLTSDLYIDRKDFEEVPPKGFKRLIPGGEVRLRHAYVIRCDEVIKDPATGEVIELKCSIDPATLGKNPEGRKVKGVIHWVSASQAVAAEVRIYDRLFSQADPEQGDDFLEHLNPNSLQVLQAYIEPALAQAAPEQRFQFEREGYFVADRYDHQAEKPVFNRILDLRDSFKPAK
- the ruvC gene encoding crossover junction endodeoxyribonuclease RuvC, whose amino-acid sequence is MSLIIGIDPGSRLTGYGIIEQNGQQLKFIDAGTIRTETTEIPERLKRIFAGLDRIVKFHGPTEAAVEQVFMAQNPDSALKLGQARGAAIAALVNLDLQVAEYTARQIKQSVVGYGAADKEQVQMMVMQLLKLEIRPQADAADALAAAICHAHASGSMSKLAVLNALGGMARGRSRYSSRRR
- a CDS encoding methionine ABC transporter permease — translated: MRDFIVTQLTKLTAPFWHSSLSIDQFVTAMQETLYMVFFAMLFGTIWGFIQAIILNVTRPKGILPNRVIYHALSPIVNALRSLPFIILLIAVIPLTKVLVGSSIGTWAAIVPLTIYIGPYIGRLIEISLLEVNDGIIESAQAMGASPWQIIFKFVIPEARSSLILSLTTASISLIGATAMAGAVGAGGIGDLAISYGYQRFDSSVVTLTVIILLIMVQVIQSLGEWLAKLR